Part of the Oncorhynchus kisutch isolate 150728-3 linkage group LG2, Okis_V2, whole genome shotgun sequence genome, cacattgactctgtaccgtaacaccctgtatatagcctccacattgactctgtaccgtaacaccctgtatatagcctccacattgactctgtaccgtaacaccctgtatatagcctccacattgactctgtaccgtaataccctgtatatagcctccacattgactctgtaccgtaataccctgtatatagcctccacattgactctgtaccgtaataccctgtatatagcctccacattgactctgtaccgtaataccctgtatatagcctccacattgactctgtactgtaataccctgtatatagcctccacattgactctgtaccgtaataccctgtatatagcctccacattgactctgtaccgtaacaccctgtatatagcctccacattgactctgtaccggtaccccctgtatatagcctccacattgactctgtaccggtaccccctgtatatagcctccacattgactctgtactggtaccccctgtatatagcccccacattgactctgtactggtaccccctgtatatagcctccacattgactctgtaccgttaccccctgtatgtagcctccacattgactctgtaccggtaccccctgtatgtagcctccacattgactctgtaccggtaccccctgtatatagcctccacattgactctgtaccggtaccccctgtatgtagcctccacactgactctgtactggtaccccctgtatgtagcctccacattgactctgtaacgtaataccctgtatataacctccacattgactctgtaccggtaccccctgtatgtagcctccacattgactctgtaccagtaccccctgtatgtagcctccacattgactctgtactggtaccccctttatgtagcctccacattgactctgtaccgtaataccctgtatataacctccacattgactctgtaccggtactccctgtatatagcctccacattgactctgtaccggtactccctgtatgtagcctccacattgactgtgtaccggtaccccctgtatgtagcctccacattgactctgtaccggtaccccctgtatatagcctccacattgactctgtactggtaccccctgtatgtagcctccacattgactctgtactggtaccccctgtatgtagcctccacattgactctgtaccgtaataccctgtatatagcctccacattgactctgtaccgtaataccctgtatatagcctccacattgactctgtaccgtaacaccctgtatatagcctccacattgactctgtaccgtaataccctgtatatagcctccacattgactctgtaccgtaataccctgtatatagcctccacattgactctgtaccgtaacaccctgtatatagcctccacattgactctgtaccgtaacaccctgtatatagcctccacattgactctgtaccgtaacaccctgtatatagcctccacattgactctgtaccgtaataccctgtatatagcctccacattgactctgtaccgtaataccctgtatatagcctccacattgactctgtaccgtaataccctgtatatagcctccacattgactctgtaccgtaataccctgtatatagcctccacattgactctgtaccgtaataccctgtatatagcctccacattgactctgtaccgtaataccctgtatatagcctccacattgactctgtaccgtaataccctgtatatatgtaGCCCCGATATTGTTATTTActcctgctctttaattatttcttatctcttactttctggggggtattttcttaaaactgcattgttggttaagggcttgtaagaaagTTGTATTCAGGATGTATATAGGATGCTTACTTAACTATGTTCTTcctatttcttgtgtgttttttctAGTagtacattgttattgattattacattgttgggttttgagtttgaaAGAAAGGCTTGTGTATGTGACATTGAAACTTGAAAACCCCATTAGGAAAAAAAGCTTAACCCCATTTGGATTTTTGCCCAGAGTTTAGAAGACAAAAACTAAACATAAtgtatgattttttaaattttagttCATTTTCAGTTTACTCTAATAACCTTTAATTTTGTATAATTATAGAAGGAAGAGCAGAGGTGAACTTTAAATGTGAAAATGATAGACACgttctgtgtgttgtctctcagCAGTCTCCAGAGCAGGAGGTGGTGTATCTCTTAATCCCAACCCAGGCGGTAGGGGCTCTGATCGGGAAGAAGGGGCAGCACATCAAACAGCTAGCACGCTTCGCTGGGGCCTCCATCAAGGTAGGAGGACATCTCCTTTTTTAACAACATAGaaatatttattttcttcttacaGCAAATCATAAACTATTGACATAAGAAAATGTTACTGGGACTAaggaaggggttagggttagggttaggggttaggggttaggggttagggttagggttaggggttaggggttagggttagggttagggttagggttagggttagggttagggttagggttaggggttagggttagggttaggggttaggggttaggggttaggggttagggttagggttatgggttaggggttaggggttaggggttagggttaggggttagggtctatttACATTAGAAAATGTTACTGCGACTAAggaaggggttaggggttagggttaggggttaggggttagggttaggggttagggttaggggttagggttaggggttaggggttagggttaggggttagggttagggttagggttaggggttaggggttaggggttagggttaggggttaggggttagggttaggggttagggttaggggttaggggttaggggttagggttaggggttagggttagggttaggggttaggggttagggttagggtctattGACATAAGAACATGTTACTGGGACTAAGgaatgggttaggggttaggggttagggttaggggttagggttagggttagggttaggggttaggggttaggggttagggtctattgACATAAGAACATGTTACTGGGACTAAGgaatgggttaggggttaggggttagggttaggggttagggttagggttaggggttaggggttagggttaggggttaggggttagggttaggggttaggggttaggggttagggtctattgACATAAGAACATGTTACTGCGACTAAGgaatgggttaggggttagggttatgggttagggtctaTTGACATAAGAAAATGTTACTGGGACTAAGgaatgggttaggggttagggttagggttagggttagggttaggggttagggttaggggttagggttaggggttaggggttagggttaggggttaggggttagggttaggggttagggttaggggttaggggttagggttaggggttaggggttagggttaggggttaggggttaggggttagggttaggggttagggttagggttaggggttaggggttaggggttagggttagggtctattTACATTAGGAAAGCAAAGGGCCTTGAAAGCATCCCTGGATCATCCAACTCTTGAATCTCACTGTTCTGTGGTCAGGGTTGGTTGAGTCACTGTTCTGTGGTCAGGGTTGGTTGAGTCACTGTTCTGTGGTCAGGGTTGGTCGAGTCACTGTTCTGTGGTCAGGGTTGGTCGAGTCATTGTTCTGTGGTCAGGGTTGGTCGAGTCACTGTTCTGTGGTCAGGGTTGGTTGAGTCACTGTTCTGTGGTCAGGGTTGGTTGAGTCACTGTTCTGTGGTCAGGGTTGGTTGAGTCACAGGGGCTTTCTGGACTCCTGCTGAGAATCTTAAGACTCCTGTATCTCTACAAACGGTCTCTGTTGACAGCTGACTAACAGACCAGGCATCCTAAAGATCCTCTCTAACCTTAACAGACCAGGCATCCTAAAGATCCTCTCTAACCGTAGCAGACCAGGCATCCTAAAGATCCTCTCTAACCGTAACAGACCAGGCATCCTAAAGAGGAAGGCATGTTCTCTCAACAGCTTTGGCTCAGGTCTGGCTATGAATATTGTGGTCGACTTGGGCTGTAACACTGCATGACTCAGAGTTTCTTCGAGGCATGATTTAGGTGGTGAACctctaacctctccctgtccccaaGATCGCCCCAGCAGAGAACCCTGGCGTCACTGAGAGGATGGTCATGATCACCGGACCTCCAGCAGCTCAGTTTAAGGTAAACACACGTCTATGTCAACATCTTCAGCCATCAGCATTCAGCAGTACTGGCCTGTAGCCATGTCAGACTCCGTTCCATTCCAGGTCAGCAGCCTGGTAGACCCTTAACATCTGCTCACCAGTACCAGCATGTAGTTTCCATATGTCTTCTCCTGTGTTGTGTCTTCCAGGCCCAGGGCAGGATATTTGGGAAGCTGAAAGAGGAGAACTTCTTCACAGCGAAGGACGAAGTGAAGCTAGAGACACATATCAAAGTTCCCTCGAATGCAGCCGGACGCGTCATCGGCAAGGGAGGCAAAACCGTGAGTAACAACAACTGTACATGCAGTCGAAGTCACAGCGCCATGCCGGGTGCTCTTTGACATGCGCTCAGTGTCTTTCCAGGCAGGGGTCAtgatctctgtgtcctctctagGTCAATGAGCTGCAGAACCTGACCAGTGCGGAGGTCATCGTGCCTCGAGACCAAACGCCAGACGAGAACGATGAGGTCTTCGTAAAGATCAGCGGGCATTTCTTCGCCAGTCAGGTgatatcatgtattttctgctctagtcatataaaatatatcataatatgccatttagcagacaccttTTTTCCAATGCAACTTACAGGTGTCTGTGCATACATTTTCCTATGgctgccatgctctaccaactgagccacacaggagcAGTGTAATGTTCAAGTCaaaacactttgacattattcaatcctaaaatacagtatgtttcttCCAGTCTGCTCAGAGGAAGATCCGTGAGATCATCCAGCAGGTGAAACAGCAGGAACAGAAACACCAGCAGCAGGGAGCTCCCAGCATGCACCACTCTAAGTGACCAGCAGGTAGAGCGGTGcggctccctccccctctctctctccagcggGCTCAAGCCAATGAATGTAGCCCTCCCACCTGGACGGACGACCAGACCAGCCAATGGGACAAGGCAAAGCAGAACAGCAGAACCGGGAACAAAACCAAAGAACTTAATTGATCGGGGGGGAAAAGTGATGAGAGTCAAAGGCTTGGGGCATTATGTGCACTGCCAGCcagagcggagagagaggacggggagAGGAAACGGAAATGTCAAAATACAAAGCATATATTAAAAACAAGATGGCTAactaacatacagtaggcctaacagacagacaacatCAAAACAGACATGATGGCATTATGAAGGTACTTCTGTAGTTTAGTAGAATGATGAGTATGATGGTGTGATTCAGGGAGAAGGACTGTCTGAGACGCTTGTGGTTCACATTAATAATAAACATCAGTATCCTTAACAGTACTAAGACAGAGTAGAACACATGGTGCCttccaagtggcaccctattccctacatagtgcactactgttgaccagagccccgtAGACATACAATGGTATATACTAAACTATGGCCTGGTATTCGGTTACACAGCAGACGGAATGACAGCGCATGTTGTGGCTTAATATCTAACAAAACTGGATATTTCCTAGATTGAAATGGGCTTTCAGTAGAACGGGGAACTTTAGACCGGGGCCCTATAGGCCTGTATATGGAATAAGGAGAAAAGTGTCATTTTCAGCAGTGTGAACAGCAGTGTGAACAGCAGTGTCAACAGCAGTGTGAACAGTAGTGTCAACAGCAGTGTGAACAGTAGTGTCAACAGCAGTGTGAACAGTAGTGTCAACAGTAGTGTGAACAGCAGTGTGAACAGCAGTGTGAACAGTAGTGTCAACAGTAGTGTGAACAGTAGTGTGAACAGCAGTGTCAACAGCAGTGTGAACAGCAGTGTGAACAGCAGTGTCAACAGCAGTGTGAACAGCAGTGTCAACAGCAGTGTCAACAGTAGTGTCAACAGCAGTGTCAACAGCAGTGTGAACAGCAGTGTCAACAGCAGTGTGAACAGCAGTGTGAACAGCAGTGTGAACAGCAGTGTGAACAGCAGTGTCAACAGCAGTGTGAACAGCAGTGTGAACAGCAGTGTCAACAGTAGTGTGAACAGCAGTGTGAACAGCAGTGTGAACAGCAGTGTCAACGGTTGGTAGTGATGCCTCTTCGACTCAGATCCTTTAGTTGTTTGCATTTTAAGATAAAAAAATCCAACAAAAAAGACAAGCAAGAAAAGACATTGTTCTGAATCTTTGGAGGTGGGCTAAGGACATCCCCTCCGCCAGGGGCTAAGGGCATCCCCTCCGCCAGGGGCTAAGGGCATCCCCTCCGCCAGGGGCTAAGGACATCCCCTCCGCCAGGGGCTAAGGACATCCCCTCCGCCAGGGGCTAAGGGCATCCCCTCCGCCAGGGGCTAAGGACATCCCCTCCGCCAGGGGCTAAGGGCATCCCCTCCGCCAGGGGCTAAGGACATCCCCTCCGCCAGGGGCTAAGGACATCCCCTCCGCCAGGGGCTAAGGGCATCCCCTCCGCCAGGGGCTAAGGACATCCCCTCCGCCAGGGGCTAAGGACATCCCCTCCGCCAGGGGCTAAGGACATCCCCTCCGCCAGGGGCTAAGGACATCCCCTCCGCCAGGGGCTAAGGGCATCCCCTCCGCCAGGGGCTAAGGGCATCCCCTCCGCCAGGGGCTAAGGGCATCGGGCTAAGGGCATCCCCTCCGCCAGGGGCTAAGGACATCGGGCTAAGGGCATCCCCTCCGCCAGGGGCTAAGGACATCGGGCTAAGGGCATCCCCTCCGCCAGGGGCTAAGGACATCGGGCTAAGGGCATCCCCTCCGCCAGGGGCTAAGGACATCCCCTCCGCCAGGGGCTAAGGACATCCCCTCCGCCAGGGGCTAAGGGCATCCCCTCCGCCAGGGGCTAAGGGCATCCCCTCCGCCAGGGGCTAAGGGCATCCCCTCCGCCAGGGGCTAAGGACATCGGGCTAAGGACATCCCCTCCGCCAGGGGCTAAGGACATCCCCTCCGCCAGGGGCTAAGGACATCCCCTCCGCCAGGGGCTAAGGGCATCCCCTCCGCCAGGGGCTAAGGACATCCCCTCCGCCAGGGGCTAAGGGCATCCCCTCCGCCAGGGGCTAAGGGCATCCCCTCCGCCAGGGGCTAAGGTCATCCCCTCCGCCAGGGGCTAAGGGCATCCCCTCCGCCAGGGGCTAAGGGCATCCCCTCCGCCAGGGGCTAAGGGCATCCCCTCCGCCAGGGGCTAAGGGCATCCCCTCCGCCAGGGGCTAAGGACATCCCCTCCGCCAGGGGCTAAGGACATCCCCTCCGCCAGGGGTTAAGGACATCCCCTCCGCCCATTTCTTACTGTTCATATCTGATTTGACTTTCTGCTTTTCCTTCCTCCATCTCTGCTTCCTTCATTTTCACATCTCTCTCATctggttttgtgttttttttacattataaTTATTTTTGCAGCCTTTTATTCCAtatacagggcccatagggccacggtctaaagtagtgcactatatatagggaatagggtgccatagagctgcggtctaaaatagtgcactatacatagggaatagggtgccatagggccgcggtctaaagtagtgcactatatatagggaatagggtgtcatagggcccctatctaaagtagtgcactatatatagggaatagttgcTGGGACTGCTTGTCTCTTTCCAGTGATCCTGCCGACCAAGGATGGGTCTGAGGAGCTATTTGGCGTCTCAGCTAGCCTGGCTGCTAGCCTAGCTGCATATCAAGTTAGCGGGGTGTTCTTGAACGCAGTCCGCGACGTggttagccattgtggctgggacCACTGATTGACCCGGGTTTGTGGCTGTCTcgatccctgctgtttgttgttttcaatcttccctgtgacctgccctgtctggaactgagaggagtaacagcatAACCTAtgttgctagctaccatgacaaagaccaaagctggcaggagtaccgttgaggacagtggtgtctctctatcacacgTGAAGGATCTTTTAAAATGAAAAAATACCTACAAACAGTCGTtacaacaagaaaatagcttcaagtgttttgtccaaat contains:
- the igf2bp2a gene encoding insulin-like growth factor 2 mRNA-binding protein 2a isoform X3, which produces MILDIMQKEASETKEEEEIPLKILAHNSLVGRLIGKEGRNLKKIEEETGTKITISSLQDITICNPERTITVKGSMEACCKAEGEVMRKLRDAYENDIAAVNQQTNLIPGLNLNALGIFSTGLSVLPPATGPRGAHPGPFLCPSSHLGGLYGVLPASAIQCQHSQSPEQEVVYLLIPTQAVGALIGKKGQHIKQLARFAGASIKIAPAENPGVTERMVMITGPPAAQFKAQGRIFGKLKEENFFTAKDEVKLETHIKVPSNAAGRVIGKGGKTVNELQNLTSAEVIVPRDQTPDENDEVFVKISGHFFASQSAQRKIREIIQQVKQQEQKHQQQGAPSMHHSK